The DNA segment CTCTGGGGGCTACAATTGCTATTCTTGGTGTTGAAAAAATTGTATACTTTGCCACACCAATTTATAAAGGAGTATATCCAAGTTTAATAGTCTTAATGATTTTAGGTATTTTTCGTAAATATATACCTAATAAGCAAAGTTTTAGATATGCACTTATATTTACATTAGTAGTAAGTATTTTAGAAGCAATTTTATCAGTTTTAAATGTAGCTGTTATCAAAACTTTTATTGATATACTTCCTCTAAGTAATCTTGGATTTGCATGGATTCTTCCTGCAACACTCGGATTTATAGTGGGAGCAATAAAAGGTAATGAACCTTTGACTCAATTTGAATAAAAAGTTTATTAAATAAAAATATATTAATTAAAAAAAGGAGTAATATCAATGACAAATTATAATACAAATACAATATGTGTACAAGGTGGATATGAGCCAAAAAATGGTGAACCAAGAGTGGTTCCAATAGTGCAATCTACAACTTATAAATATGAATCATCACAAAAAATGGGTGATTTATTTGACCTAAAGGATTCTGGTTACTTTTATACAAGACTGGCTAATCCTACAAATGATGCAGTAGCAAACAAAATATGCCAGCTTGAAGGTGGAGTAGCAGCTATATTAACATCATCAGGACAAGCAGCTAACTTTTATGCTATATTAAATATAGCTAAGGCAGGGGATCATGTTATAGCCTCTTCTGCTATCTATGGTGGAACATATAACTTAATAGCTAAGACTATGAAAGATATGGGTATTGAATCTACTTTTGTGGAACCAGATATTTCAGTAGAAGAATTAGAAGAGAAATTTCAACCTAATACAAAATTAGTTTTTGGTGAGACATTATCTAACCCTTCGCTAAATATCTTAGATATAGAAAAATTTGCAAATGTAGCTCATAAACATGGAGTGCCATTAATAGTTGATAATACTTTCCCTACTCCTATATTCTGTAGACCTTTTGAGTGGGGTGCTGATATTGTTACACATTCAACTTCAAAATATATGAATGGTTCAGCAAATGCAGTTGGTGGTGTAGTAGTAGATTCAGGAAACTTTGATTGGGTAAAATATAGTGAAAAATTCCCAGGATTAACGACTCCCGATGAAACGTATCATGGAATTGTCTATACTGAAAGTTTTGGGAAAGCAGCATATATTACAAAGATGACAACGAATCTGATGCGCGATTTAGGATCTATACCTTCTCCACAGAATTCATTTTATCTTGGCGTTGGATTAGAAACATTACATTTACGAATGGAAAGACATTTTGAAAATGCTTTGGAGCTTGCTAAACACCTAGAGAGTCATCCTAAAGTATCTTGGATTTCCTTTTCAGGACTAGAAAATGATAGTCAGCATGAATTGGCAGAAAAGTACTTACCAAACGGATCTTGTGGAGTTATATCGTTTGGTGTTGTAGGTGGAAGAGAAGCTGCAGTTAAGTTTATGGATTCTTTAAAACTAGCTTCAATAGTTACTCATGTGGCTGATACAAGAACTTGCGTACTTCATCCTGCGTCTACTACACATAGACAGATGAATGATGAAGAGTTATTGGCTGCTGGAGTATCACCAGATCTTATTAGAATGTCTGTAGGTATAGAGGATATTCGTGATATCGTAGCTGATATAAATCAAGCTTTAGAACAAATAAATTAAAATTTATGAAACAAGTATTGTAAATCAATAAAGAAATTGAATAAAAAATAGTATACATTTTGAACTGACATCTTAAAGTTAGACTAAAAGTTTCAACTTTAGGGTGTTGGTATTTTTATGATAGAATACATAATTTAAATTTTAAAAAGGAGTATTATTAGAAAAGTTATTGAATATTATAAAAAGTATGGAGAAGATGTACGACACCGGTTACATGAGAATAAAGAGTATTCTTTCAAAAAAAGAAATTTATTGTAGAATTATACTTAACAAGTGGTATATTTTGATAAAAAATATGGTTGGGAAAAAATAAAAGATATTGGTCTACATACAATTGGTTCAGTTTGGACTAAAGATGGAAAATATTATTATTTTGATGATTTGGGTAATAATCAGCTCGTGAAGAATATGGTGTTTGAAATTAATGATAAAAATGTGGTGAATGAGTTGTTATCAAATTCAAATAAAATTAGTATAGATAGGATTAGAGACATAATTAATCAGAAACAAACGCAAGTTGTTGATGGCAAAGTCCAATTTAAGGCCCCCGTGAAATATGGAATGGATTATCGTATTGTTTTAGTGCTTGTGTCAGTAGTGGTTATTTTCATATGTTTGCTAGAACGTAGATACAAAGAACGGGGAACAGATTATAAGTAAATATAATTATGTTATTAAAGAGAGATTGTTATTAAGAAAGGTTTCGTGTATATTCAATAGTAAAGTAAATTAGTAAAATATAAACAAGTTTTCTATGCTACTGTTATTAGTAGAGGAAAGCTTGTTTTAATTTTTAAAATCAACTTTTTTATGTATATAAAAGTTAGTTTTTGACTTCTTCAAGAAAATTATATACTGTTATGGTATAATTAAAGTAGTAAAATTAATAATATATAATAGGCATATGAGGTAATAGATAATGAGAAAAAAACAACTTACACTAGAACAGAAAAAACTAGAGTGGGATCTTACGATTATTGGAATTATAACTTTCATGGTTTTTGGGATGTATGCAGTTTATGGTAATCAAATGAAAGGTTTTCTTACAAATAATAGTATTAATGTAATATCAAGATTATTATTAAATGCAGGGGTACAGTTTGGAGTAGCGGGGTTAGGAATAGTTATTGTAATGATTTTAAGAAAAGAAAGTTTTTCTGAGTATGGGTTAAAAATGAAAAACATTTTTAAATCTATACTAGGTACTATTCTTTGCTTTTCTCCATTAGTCATTTATATTTTTGCTTCAGGGAATTTTCGTGGTTATCATCCGTTGAAGATTATGCTTACTGATGATGTACTTTCTAGTGGATTTCCAACAAATATTTTTGGAATGGGGATGATTGTATTAGTTTGGGGATTTTTTGAAGGATTTAATTATGCGGTTATATCTGATAAAATCAACAAACGTTATCATTCAAAAAGTATCTTTGCGAACTATGGAGCTATCACTTGTGCATTAATTTGTCTGCTTTTTCATCCAATACATACAGATTTTTGGGGAATTATTGAGTTAATTACTACATTCTTTGCCATTTATGGAATGTTAATAGTACAAACAGAAACAAAAAATTCTTGGGGATGTATTTTTGCATTTTGTTTTATTTGGAACGCTTTATAAATGGGAAATTGTTTATATGGTACAATATAAGAATAGACTAAAAATGCTAATTTCATTTGATAAATATATATTAAGTTAACTTTTAGTTTTATTTTTAATTCAAGATGAAGGTATCCATTATATAAAGAACAGATGAATTAAAAGTATTAAATAAATCTATTGTGATTAATATACAATTAGAATTTATTAATGTGAAAATAGAATATACTGATTGATACTATATTAACTATTAGTATTGTAAAAATAATTAAAGATAGAAATAGCACATTAAGTATTCTCTATTAATAAACATGTTTATAAAAGTTGAAGAAAATAATTCATTAGATTATCTAAATAAGTCAAAAATTAAAGAGGTAATAATTTAAGGAGGAGATTAAAATGGGAATAATAGCAAATTATCAATATTTAAGTGATACGAATTTACAAGAACTTAAATCTTTTTATGCAGAAGTAGATGATATTTTTGAGGAAGTTGAAGATTGGAATGATGAAGCTGAGATACTTCTTGATATCGATAAGATGTGGGATGCTCTTCATTTTGTACTTACAGGAGTAAGTTGCAGCGAACCTATAGAAAATAATGCTCTTAGCGAAGCAGTTGTTGGAGTATTCCCTATTGATGGTATAGAGGAATATATTAGTTATATAGAAAAATCAAGAATTAAAAATATAGTTTTTGCTCTTGACAATTTTGATATAGAAAAAGCTTTAGAAACTTTTAGTATGGAAGAATGTAAAGAAGCGGAATTATATCCAAATATCTGGGGTTATGAAGAAGAAACTGACGAAATAAAAGAAGAAATAATGGATTATTTTCAAGATATGAAAGATTTTTATAAACAAGTGTTAGAAGAAGATGGGAATGTATTGGTTACAATTTATTAAAGAGTCATAGATAAGGTAGAGTAACGAAGAATTAAAAATATTTTACTTTAATTAGAAGATTAAAAGTGTTGGAGGAAAATTAAAATTAGTAAAATTAATCACGAGTTTTTTGGAGAGATAAATACGGAAGAAGGTGTAGACGAACAATTTGAGGAGAAACTTGATGATGTTCGTGTATTATGGGAAGAAGAGTATAATGGAATTATGACGACACTATGGTATGATAGTGGTTATGAATTTAAAGTAGGAGTTCTTGATACATTTGCTGAATTTTTACGCAATAGTGAAAACTATTTTGAGAAAGCTAAAGAAGCTTTAAAATGTTATTTAAAAGAGGATGATCAGTATATTGTTTTTCATGAAGAAGAATTGGAATTAGATATATCAGATGAAATTTGTGAATTTGTAAAACAAATGAAAGTAGAATTAATTTCGCTATGGGCTGGGGAGAACTTTATTAGTGTTGATTTTATGATTAACCCAGAAGAAAGTGATCAAATTTTATGCGTGAAATTCAATGATGGTTTAGAAGTAGAAAGTATAGACTGGGAGAGTTAAAAGAACCCTGTAGAAATTAATAAAGTAGTTTTTTGTAGTTCGTAATGAGCTTGGGATGGCGGTATTTATGAAAAAATTAATAAAAGAATTTTGGAATGTATTAAAAAGTGAATATGAAAATAAACATAAAGAAAATATGTTTAAAAATTATAGTCAAACAGAACATGTTTTAAAAAACTTCAGAACATATTTAAAAGACCTTTTTTGTGAATATCCATCTAGTGTAGATGTTGTTTGTATTTTAGCTTCTGTAGAATTAGAATTAAGACATGAAAAAGACGCAATTAAATTATTAGAAGATTTTGTTTTAAAATATAATGAAGTAATTAATGATGTTGATAAAGCAAGAATTTATACTAATCTAGGATTCTATTATGAAGCTGATAAAAAACAAGATGAATATTTGTTAAAAGCCGACAAGCTTAATTCTCCCTTTATTGAAACATATAAAGGCTTAGCACTAACTAGTTTTTCAAATTATGAACGTAATAAAACAATTGAAGATTTAGATAATAGTCTAATGTATTTTGAAAAAGCGCTAAAAATAACTAAGGATTATGAAATATAATTTGGATATGCAGTATGTTTATTTGAAATGAAAGAATATCAAAAGGCAAAAGTTATTTTTGAAAAACTATTATCAGAGTATCCAGATAGAATGCGCTTGTTGTTATGTATTGCTTATTGTGAAGTATATTTAGGCAATAAGGAAGAAGCAATCTATTATTTAAAAAAAGTTGAAGTAGGGCAAGATGAGAAGTATTATTTAACTACTGATGATATTGCAGATTATCAAGTTTTTGAAGCTTATTATGTTCTAGGAGAATACGACTTATTTTTGGAAGAGTGTGAGAAAGTAATTCTTGATTATTACTTTGCTGACTGGGAACATTACTATTACACACTTTGGCTTAAAAATAAATATGAGAAATTTTATGAATGTGTAAGTAAGTATAAAGATGAAATACTTCAAAATATAGAAGAAACGAAAATGGATGATGATTTTTCTTGTGAAGAAGAGAAGCAAGATTATATTAAAAGTTATGAAGAAGATTTAGAAAAATTAATAACAATGTCTAATAAAATTCAAAATGAGAATTATAAACCTATAATTAAGTTAGAACTATATCCTGAATATGGTTGCTTCTTAGTTGATTGTATTAGGCATAATTTTTAAAGAATACTGTTGAATACAGAAATAATCTTTAAAAGAAATCATACACTTATAGATTTAAAAATTAAAAAGATAAGTGTTTTAGATATCGATAAACTTTTTTTTAAAAAAATAGGGTGTAATAAAAATAAATAAGTATAAACACATTAAAAATGAATAAAAAATATATAATAAGGTAGGATGGTAAGCATATGAAAAAAATTGATACACAATATATTAGTGAGAAAAAAGCAGATTTAGAGGAAATAAAGTATATAGTTGATAATATATTTACAGAAGATAGTGAAGAATGGCTATGTCTTTATGATACTTCAGAAAAAAATCCAAATTACGTTCAGATACACTCAGAAATAGAGTATTTTGAAGAGGATGCTTTAAATTTTTTACAGAAAGTTTTACAAATTCCATTAGATAACATAGATGAAATAGAAGGTATTTACTTAGTAGAATGTAGAAAGTATAAAGATAAAGCTGATTTTAGACATTATCGTGCCTTTTTCCTAGATGCAGATGTAGTATATTCTTATTTCGAAACATACATGAATGATGAAGAAATTAATGTTGAGGGTTGGTATGATGTAACTAAAGAATTTTAAGAGGAATAAGCATGAATGATAGGTTGAATATTGATCAAATAATAAATCTTTTAAAGCAAAATTATCAATATGTATTTATAATAGTGGGCTTACTTTATACATTGGCGGCAATTTTTGATTTTGCAGGAATAAATAAATATAGTACTGCAGATTCAGGGGAAAACCTTAAAAGGTTTGTTTTCGAAAAATTTGGTGAGGTTGGATATAAGGTTTTAAATATTACTATAGGAATAGTATTGATTTTATATGGAGTATTAGCTTTAATTTATATTTAATAAAGGAGAAAAAATAATGGATTTTATATTAAAAAAGGGAGATTTTATTTTTAATAAAAATCAATATTCATCTTTTTATGAATGTGAGGTAGATGGATTTAAATTTCACATTAATGAAGAAAATTTTACTGAAGAAGAATTAGTTTTTTCAGGTAAATTACTTGATTTATATTCTGAAAATTTAACTAAAATAATAGATGCCTGTGTGAAATCGGAAACTTTTAAATATTGTTATCCTGATGAAGATGTTCATAGTATTGAGGAAAAGCTAGGTAAACCGATAATTAGAAGATTTGGGAATCTAAGTGTTTTAACCTATACAGAACATGAGCTTGATGCAGATCATCTTTTGGATATTGAAATTGAGGGTTTATATGATGAAATATTAGATATTTCTATAGATGGTTAAAATTAAGGTTTGAGTTATCAAGAAATAGGAGATGTTAAATTTGGTGATATTTGTACACCATGATATTTATTTATGGTTTGATTAGTTAGTATGTATTAAAATACAGTGGGAGAAATATGGGAGTATGCTTGATAAAGCTTACTCCCATATCGTATGTTGAGCTCGTACACTATAATAGAATGGAGAAGCATCTGCTGTGAAGTTAGCTTGAATGATATATCTTTGCCATAGTGTGTAGTCAGCTGTCTGTAACTTAAGTAGGAAATCTGTATCGTGCTTTACTTCTTTGTAATCTACAGGGTTTAGTGAAAAAATATCTGTTAAATTTTTTGTTCTAAAATCATCGATAGTAAATGGAGCTAGGTCTTTATGATTAAATTTAACAGTAGATAGAACTGTACTATCTGCCGGAATTTTATAATATGTTATGGTGCAATTCTTAAGCTTATCAACATCTTTCCACGTAGGGGTAATACTCATAAAACCATAGGATTTTTCATCGCGAACTATCTCTACAAGCTCACCGTAGTAAAAGTGATCATTGCGCTTATTTATAATTTCACTTTCAGGTGTTTTTTTAGTAAAGGTGAAGCCAGCATCTAAAAGTTCAGACGCCTTTGTTTTACCAATAATCACATTAGTCTTATCTAATTGGATTTCGATAGGTTTTTCAGGAAAACCTGTTATTGATATACAAAGAGTAAAGGCAAACGAGGTAAAAAAGATTGAACCGATTACAGCGTTTGATGAAGAATATCTGTAGGCTGGTTTCTTTTTTATATTTAGCAAGAGTAGAATAAGTCTGCTGGTGTAGGTAAATATTATGACAGCAATAACAATAGCAAATTCTGCTTTTAAACATGTATACAATGTTACTGGGAAGTTGTGAGTTTTATAATATATTATAATTAAAAGAAATATATTAGCCAAAAAGAAATTTAAAATGAATAAAGTGGCTTCTTTTAATGCAGTAGAGTCTGTAATATCATCTAATTTTCCAATAGCAAATCTTCCTCTAAATCCTTGCCCAAACTTATATATCCATTGGGGAACATCATTTTTCTCTAGTACAGCTACTAGAAGCCTAAAGTAGATATAAATTGTAAGTAAAAATAATAGTAATACAATAAAGCAAAAAGATAAAGTTATTATAAAAAATCCCATAGATAGCGCTCTTTTCTAAATAAAATTAATACACTATTATTATATCATTATATAAGACCTTAAGACAAAAGAATTTAGTAAAAAAATTATAAATAATCTAATTATTTATAATTTTATATTTACTTTAATATTTACAAAAATTCAAAAAACTTATAATTTAAAAAACTATCTGTATAAGATATGTATATTTTTTTAGTAATGTTTAAAAAAAAGGGGGAAATTGCTATAATAGTAGTATATAAAATGTTTTGGTGCGGATTAGATAATTTAGCTTTTTAAATTCTGGAATAGAGTTTAAAAATGAAGGAATATCAGGGATGAATGTGTTTATTAACAAAATATGAGTTTAGTTAGAAATAAGTAGTAAATATATTTAATAAGGAAAATTTAGATTATGAGATATTACATTGATGAAAGAGAAAAATTAGCAAAATTAATATTAAGAAGTTCAATAGGACTAGATATATTTATTTATGCAGGCTTTTTCTTCGGTTTTGTATTTGGTATTGCTGGAGCAGAAATTGGATTTTGGTTATTAGGATTTGTTTTTAGATATGGTGTGCATATAGGAATAAGTAGTGTTGTATTAAAAATAGTTGTTATAATTTTATCTTATAAGAAAGATACATATAAAAAGAGGGAATTACTTTCGGTTGGTTCATCTTCAATGGTGCTGTTGTTTATTATAGGTGCAATAGTGTGGGGAATTTACTATATTGGTAAGATTATGACTGCTGTGGGATAGGCAAACTAAGAGAGCATAGTATATAAAATATAGAAAAAGTATAAATCTAAACTATTATACACATAGTATTAGTGAAATAAGATGCAGGATTGAATTATATGTCGCGTAATTTTTTACCTGAGTTAAAACACAATAATTATTATGAAGCATTTAATATTTATGCAGATTTGAGTGATAAATTCTTAACTCAAGCTAAAACAGATAAACCTTATGATAAAGGTAATCTTCCGAAAGAACCTGTTAGTATATTTTGGATTCCTATAGTAATAGGATTAGGCATGTTTATAGCTAGATTTATCGTGAAGGGAATGGAAAATCAGCTTGAAACTGTTAGACCTGCTTTGGCAGCAAATAGCTACATTAAAGAAAATAGTTTAAATGTAACAAGATTAGAAGATCAGTTTCTTTATAGCACAGTTAATAAAACTGCAAAACCAAAATAGACAAGTAGCTCGAGTGGTGGAGGTAGTAGCACACATACTTCATCGTCTGGACGTACCCATGGAGGGACTGGTGGTAAGTTTTAAAAGATTAAATAAATAACCTGTATAATTTTTATCTAATATTGAAATATGAGAGATAGACTCTGGAGGGGCTAGCTACCCAGTATTTTAATATATAATCAATATGTGTAATTTTAAATCATTAAGTTTTTTATTTTTATGAAGGTTAATATAGTTTTCTTTTAGTATATAAAATAAAATCCGGAACAGATTTCTATGTTCCGGATTTTATCTAGTTATTAAAAATTATTAGTGTTTTTTCTTAATAATTCTTATTCCAAACGTAGCAATAATAGATAACAATCCTAATACTGTTAGGTTATTAGTATTATTTAGTCCTGTAGAAGGTAAAATTTTCTTTTTATCGTCTTTATTTGGAGTTTTAGGATCTGGATTTCCTGGTGTTTCTGGATTTCCTGGTGTTTCTGGATTTCCTGGTGTTTCTGGATTACTTGGTTTTTGAGGTTTAGCAGTATAATTAACATCCTTAACAATATTATCTTGAGTTACTGTTTCTGCTGCTACAACTAAAATATCTGCTGTATATCCTTCAATTATAGGAGATGTAACCTCTGCGTACTTAGATTTATCTGAAACCCAAGTACCATTATCTATAATTTCACCTGTTACTTTATCTTTAGTAACCGTACGAGTCCATACTGCTTCTTCCACATGATTTGGTGGTGTTTTATCGCCAGCTCCGTGATAACGCACAGTTAAACTTACTTTTTTCTCTTCTTTGATTGCTTCTGTTTTGTGTTTTAAATGAATTGTTACATTTTGGTCTACTGTAATATCTGTATCAAATTTCTCTGGTAAGGCTTCTTTTGTTACTACTTCATAACCTTTTGCTTCATACCCAGCTACGATTTGATCATAAGTTGTTTGAGTTTCTGGTTTTACTTCAGAGTTTGAATCCCCACTTGCTAGATTTTTTTTGTCTTCTAGTGTTGTATTTGTTGTATCATCAATTACTGTATATGTCAGTTTTTGAGTTTCTGGGCTATATACTACTGTTTCTACTATATCTGCAGTATCTTCAGTTACATTGTTCACTGCTTCTACTTTTGCTTTGTCTGCTGTGTATCCTGGTTTTGTTGGTGATACTACTTCTCCAAAGCTTGTTCCGTTTGCTGGTGTCCATTGTCCATTTGTCACAACATTTGTTACTAGGTCTTTTGTATTTTCTCTTGTAAACTCTAGTTCTCTTTCTACTGTTGGAAATGCTGGCTCTGCTGGGTTGTTATCTTTGTACACATAGTTTATTGTTTGTTTTACTTTTTTACTTTCTGGTGCTTTTTCTGTTTTGTGTTTTAAATGAACTTCAAACACTTGTTCTTCTTTTCCAAAAGTCACTCCATCCGTTGGATAAGTACTAGATACAAACTCATAATTTTTATCTGTATATTTTTTCACAGTATCATCTATTGTGTATGTAGATTTTGTATTATACTTACCTTTTAAATCATCCTTAACTTCTAATACTTGGTTAGTTGTATCATCAATATATTTAACTTTAGCAGTACCTTCTTTTAATTTATAAACATAATAAACATTTTGATCTTCTCCTGTAAATTCTATAGATTTATTCATAGTCAGTTGAGTCCCAGCTACTCCAGGAACTGTTGTAGGTTCTGTTACAAGAGTATAGTTATCTATATTCTTAGGCTTCACATCGTAATTTGGAGATTTCGGTGTAGTAGCTAATCCTGCAGGATATCCATATTTATAATCTTGTGTTTCGATTTCTTTACCTTCAGTATC comes from the Gemella morbillorum genome and includes:
- a CDS encoding tetratricopeptide repeat protein; protein product: MKEYQKAKVIFEKLLSEYPDRMRLLLCIAYCEVYLGNKEEAIYYLKKVEVGQDEKYYLTTDDIADYQVFEAYYVLGEYDLFLEECEKVILDYYFADWEHYYYTLWLKNKYEKFYECVSKYKDEILQNIEETKMDDDFSCEEEKQDYIKSYEEDLEKLITMSNKIQNENYKPIIKLELYPEYGCFLVDCIRHNF
- a CDS encoding YfbM family protein, with amino-acid sequence MGIIANYQYLSDTNLQELKSFYAEVDDIFEEVEDWNDEAEILLDIDKMWDALHFVLTGVSCSEPIENNALSEAVVGVFPIDGIEEYISYIEKSRIKNIVFALDNFDIEKALETFSMEECKEAELYPNIWGYEEETDEIKEEIMDYFQDMKDFYKQVLEEDGNVLVTIY
- a CDS encoding DUF2004 domain-containing protein, whose translation is MTTLWYDSGYEFKVGVLDTFAEFLRNSENYFEKAKEALKCYLKEDDQYIVFHEEELELDISDEICEFVKQMKVELISLWAGENFISVDFMINPEESDQILCVKFNDGLEVESIDWES
- a CDS encoding O-acetylhomoserine aminocarboxypropyltransferase/cysteine synthase family protein — protein: MTNYNTNTICVQGGYEPKNGEPRVVPIVQSTTYKYESSQKMGDLFDLKDSGYFYTRLANPTNDAVANKICQLEGGVAAILTSSGQAANFYAILNIAKAGDHVIASSAIYGGTYNLIAKTMKDMGIESTFVEPDISVEELEEKFQPNTKLVFGETLSNPSLNILDIEKFANVAHKHGVPLIVDNTFPTPIFCRPFEWGADIVTHSTSKYMNGSANAVGGVVVDSGNFDWVKYSEKFPGLTTPDETYHGIVYTESFGKAAYITKMTTNLMRDLGSIPSPQNSFYLGVGLETLHLRMERHFENALELAKHLESHPKVSWISFSGLENDSQHELAEKYLPNGSCGVISFGVVGGREAAVKFMDSLKLASIVTHVADTRTCVLHPASTTHRQMNDEELLAAGVSPDLIRMSVGIEDIRDIVADINQALEQIN